Genomic segment of Hoplias malabaricus isolate fHopMal1 chromosome 14, fHopMal1.hap1, whole genome shotgun sequence:
TCACCTCTTTTTTACTGCTCATGTTTGATATACATTTTAATGCTCatgtttgaaatatatatatattttttaggtAATCGTGTGTTTACTCACTGCACTATTGAAACCTCCACCACTTGTGTTCCTTGTCCTGAGTCAACTTACACAGATGCACCCAATGGCCTTATAGACTGCCTTGCctgttcagtgtgtgatgatggtaggtatttgtatgtatttaaagCATCAACTGAAAGTAAAGTGGTTCTTTAGAGTCATATTAACCTGGACAGTGTTGGCTGTGTTTTTCACAGGTCAGGGTTTAGAAATAAAGTCTGCCTGTATTCGCTCATCAAACACAGTATGTGAGCCGCTTGATGGATACTACTGTATTGATCAACTCGGAGGAAACTGTTTACAAGCTACAGAACACAAAGAATGCAGCCCTGGACAATACATAAAGCAAAGAGGTTAGTTTATTACACACAATATTATGTAAACGTACttattgtttattaaattaCCAGTCAAATTATTCATGGAtacagagatttaaaaaaaaattcagacacTTCTTAAAATATGTAGAAAAACTTGTACTCCTAATAATCTTGAAAAGCCTTGCAGACCACCACACCTCTCATCGTCAGCCTTTTTTCAGAGACAATTAAGCTCCAGTCTTAACTGTTGTTAACAGTTGTctctatttatattttaacatgAGAGGACAACTCAGCATTATATGTCTGAGAGTATGTGTAGCTGCCAAGGAACCACTGGTGTACCCTGTCAACATCAGTGAATATGTTTGGGACATTTAGAATAAGAAAATACAATAAACATCACAGAAAGACATTGTGTGGAAATAATTCTAAAAgctaaaacagaatgcaagTTGTATTAAAAGCAAAGGTAGATACATTAAACACTGTTTTTTGAGACTTCTGAACAGCCTTGTCATTAACAAGAAATGAGtaaaaatgacatgttttacaggaacactatttacagacactgaatgtGCTGACTGTTCAGATTATACCTTCTCAAATGGCTCTCTTCAGATTTGTCAACCACATACAGGGTGAGTCCTCACTTCCTCATGGTCACTGAAACTATTCTGATCCGGCATTTTTTTTAGGCAGATAGAGAATTTAGTTTTTTGGTCATATCACCCAGCCCTAAATTAGGGATGCACAGATACCACTTTTTACCTTCTGATaccgatatttcatgttcaagtattTGTCGATACAAAGTACCGATACCAACTCTATCTATCTTAATTACTGGATAGGTGGctataaatccagatatttatactgcagtacatattttattttgttaaagctgTGTTCTGTATCACTAATAAGATATAGTTAGCTTGAATGAACAACATTTGCtttttattaactgcacattaaaaatTGTATAGAGTCAGAGCcatgtataataaatatttccataatGCAGTAACAGGTAcatttaaagcagcaggcgcaacataaatAGAAAGACATAATCTAGcctgactgaacagctttttacactgtcataaggatatttgtcatgaCTGTGAAATGCACTATAAGACTGCTGCTGACCTGTTAGTGTGCTTGTTTGTGATTGCTTGAATGAAGTGAGTGTTCTTTGGCATGCGttaagctggggttacactacacgacttttaaccaatttctaaatatttttgaattgAAATCATGTTTCAGACCAGTCGTAGCGTATCAAATGTTTGATTTTTTCTACCTGACTTTGGCCAtagaacagaaaataaacagccGCATGCAATGAAGCTTTACAGCAGAGGACAGATAAAACTTtgaaaaactacaatatattacatagtgctgaATGCACatgtaatatattgtatatattacataattattaatgaGTATTATCTGTAGGAGAACATAGTGAGACTTAAACACGCGTCTCAGTCATAAATTATATTTCTCTCTTTGACAGATGTGAAGATCTGGGGCTTAAAGAAATAAAGGCAGGGACCAATTCTACTGATGCTGAATGTGGAAATAAAACATCCTCTGGTCTGATAGCTGGAGCCGCATTTTCAACTTTTATAATTGTGGCTGTagtggcagcagcagcagttatgtttcataaaaaaaaatgtacatttgaaggtttaatatttatttaactattGAGACCAAAATGTTgtattaatttttacattttatttaaaacggCTGTGCTTTCTTAGCAGCTCTGAAAAATGACAACATGGAATTAGAAATGGCACCTGtaagtatttcttttttaattcaattaACTAAATATTGTGTGTAAGTGGCATTTTAATGTCTTCTCTTTTAGAATTCCAACAAAAGAaatgaaacagagaaagaaaaataaacagaatattaTTCTGAATATGCctgaaattattaattatatatttatatattttttcccatTCCAAGGTagcaccctcctcacagacacctatGTTGCCATAAAGCAGGTAAGACACAATGGAAAGTGATAAATGtttttgaattaaaataatgcagtcaggattaaacaaaatattatttctgGTTGGTTTTCTAATCTTTTTTTGTTTAGCTTTTTTCTGATGGGCTTATTCTACAGTATGTTAACTTGTACAGCCAGCTTAATATTCAAAGCAATAAGGCACAAGAAGCCATGTGGTTCTGCTACTTTGTGGAGGTTTTTGGCATGGCAAAAGCCAAATTCATAATTTTATACTTATTAAAGATTGATTTTAGGTTTCATTAGTCTAGTCCAGGGgtaatcatttaaaattaatttaggtCTAGTTAGAGAAAATTTTCTCAAACCAAGGTccagaacataatgtataacctgcATTATGACCAGTGCCTTATCCTGCATATTGAAGTAGCCTTGCAGTTATAGCAAAGTTTTATGTAGTTAACTGAATGTTAAATCAAATTCCAATAAATTGAGTACAAAAAGCCAGGCACAAATAGAACCTCATCTAGATTTCTCAGAAGAGAGCAGCCTGAGAATCCGGAACAATATGTTCCTGTTGGTCTGGCTGCATAAATGGTATTATATGAATGTTAAAGCACAGAGAGGATACTTTGGAATTCCCCTCTTGTCCAGAAAAGTGAAAGTACTTTAATGAGCATTTAACATAGCAGTATATTAGTTTGTTCACTTGTGTGtggctgtatttttttaaattatgattgTTAAATAGACAATTACCTTATATAGAGCACATTTCATTGGAATCTAGCTTTATCAGGTGTAACAGTAGAGAGGAGTATGAACTCAAGAAAATAGCGACTTCTTTGATTGAtgtacaataaacaaatttgaaaacagtttctgtaattGAGAGATTGTAGTGGACTTTAGAAAGCTCTAAAAAGAGAACTTGTAAGTATGTGTCTTTTTACCAGTCTGTTTTGCTATTAATATTTTCTGTGCTGTTGTGTGCTGGGGAAACAGCATTAACAAACAAGTTCTGAAAAAAGTGAACAAATCGATAAGAAAGGCTGATGCTGTTGTAGGAATCAAGCTGGACTCTCAGAAAGTTTCATATGGAAAGTACATTACATCCCCTGCACATAACAGTGGAAAAACAGAGAAGCATATTCAGTGGAAGGTTGATACAGattttttaacaaatgtttGTAATGGCAGACTGCATGGCTAGGTGCTTGATTTTAAAGACCTGTGTCAATGGAACTGAATGAAATGGGTCTGTTTTGGTTCCTGGATGTATTCCCCTGGTCATGTGACCTTCCTGCGCTTGTGTTGCCCTGGTCATTTGATCATCCTTTCCTTGtgtcacatttttaaatttggtTCCAGGTGTATCTTGTGTTGTTCCTTACAACACACCCCAATCATGATATCAGTTATTAGTGTGTCCTAATACTTTCATCCATATAATGAATGTTTAAGTCACATAACTTACACAAAATgcgtgatgccctgtgatggactgatgcccTGTTCAGGGCTTGTTTATTCCTTATACTTTCTGATTCCCatgtagactccagacccactagGACCCTGGCATGAATGAaacaattacagaaaatgaaggaataaataaatgaataaaaatgatacTCTGAAGCACATATTGTGGACAAACTATGCTAATATATATTCATTGATTTCCCCACATTACTTTCAGGTTCTGTTCTTGAGTTTCAGGAATCTCTTTTTCAGCATGTGTTATGCTTCATGAGAAAGTACCAGAAAGGTTCAAATGTTGTGttacaatttatttatataaatatgtaatattaagataatttatttaatttaattaaataaaatgaatttaatGTTGATTGTAATCTTTGGTACATTGATAATTCTCATCAACTCGGTTGTTATAagctgaatattcatttccttaaaaaaatgatttctgctttctgaaatattttctctattttttcagcaaactatGGATTATGATTTTTCAAGAGAACACTGGGCTACTCGCAACACTGAGAATTAAACTGATTTTTGTAGTTTATCTACCAATCATAAACATTTCATCAGCAGGAAATGAACCATGAGATGGATTTAATTCTGAAATGATCTGAAGCCAAACAGAGGAACAGATGAAATTTTTTTGTTCATCTTTGGTTTCTTTGGAAACATTTATATGTCTTTCACTATTACTACAGACTGTACAAGCACATAAATCATGACTAAATTggacatattttttattattgctgCTGTTTTCTTTCTGAATTTTGGACTGAAACACTGTATAGTTTTATCCAGTATGGTAAAAACTGGaagtaaatgtatttaaaaaatacatatatttgttACAGAGTTACACTCTCAGGAAGAAAAAAGTGCAGTGGAGATTCATTATTGTGACTAAAATTTTTTTTAGAgcccagttgtgttccctaaaggtacattacattctctttttccAGAATGAAAGGTAAACTTTCATTATAGAGCAGTGTAATTTCATAACTTAATCCTAGAGAAGAAGTGGGGCatattaaatcaacacaattttaaaatctacaattagaataaggtacaattatgctCCCAAATTAAAAGGTACATGTACTCTTGAAGGACAATTTCTCTGACAGTTTACAAAGCACAAAGAAGCGGAGGTAAAtgcagaaatattttattaatgaagaATGAACAAGAAAATTGAAGAATGATACTgaactaaaaaaagaaaaagactaaACATACTGAACTAAAGTTTAAGAGAACTAAGAGATAAAACATTAAAGAATAAGGTCAGGACAAAATGAGAAACAAAAACCAAATGGACATAAGCTTGAATAACAAATAAGAGGGAACCAGAGACAGGAATTGCAGAAACTTAAttctggagcatatttacagcacaagcctcctCAGTGAATTATGAGGGCTCTATGaggattttatttaaatagtaCTTATGAATTCTTCATTATAATGAGATCAGGAAAGTTGTTATCTagtaatacatttttctttcataTTTGTAATGGCAAATAGTTCACCACATTTGTCAAAAATTATAAAATCCCTTTACATTCACATATATAGTTTTGAATATTTTGGTTTCCATGTTAAAAATTAAAGAATGAGGCTTTATTATGTGATGACACATTTGAAACAGAACATCTTtcttaaaaaatgacatttttcaaaACTAATTAGGACATGCTTTATAACAATGATATGTTTGTTTTTAGGTAACCGTGTTTCTAGGCATTGCACAGAGGATACCACCACAACTTGTGTTCCTTGTCTTGATTCCACTTATCTTGATGCACCCAATGGACTCTCAATCTGCTTTAACTGCACTGTGTGTGATCCTAGTAAGTCTGTCTATCATAAGTAGACTTCTATGTGGTTTGAatttaatattacacaaaacattatttacagtataGTTTGGCTCAGGAttcacagtgaccctgaacaggtTGTGGTTACATAAAATATGAACTAATGAAtagtctttgtgtttttcacagGTCAGGGTTTAAGAGTAAAGACTTCCTGCACTAGAGAGTCAGACACGGTGTTTGAGCCACTAGATGGACACTACTGCTTAGAAAAAAAGAGAATTAGCTGTTCTTTAgctgcaaaacacacaccctgtcTCCCAGGACAGTACATAAAACAAAGAGGTTGgtgaaataataatagtagACTTTCCAGCAATAACGTGTATAATACAGgatgagtcaaaagtcacaggacacccttttatttctttgatatgttACATGACCACCTTGGACTTGCACTTAATCCAATATGGCAGCTTTCAAGATGGTTTTCGGGACAGGCCACCTCACCCCTCATCCATCTTGTTGGAGTATTGAGGTAAAACAGTGTCCTGCATCTTCTGACTCACCCTGTAGTTTTCTCTTTAAATAATTgagtctgatttttttttttactgtaactgAACAGAACTTGTATATTTTATAGGAACAGCTTTTACAGACACTAAATGTGCTGAATGTTCAGATGATACTTACTCAAATGGCTCTCTTCAAATTtgtcaaacacatacacagtaaGTCTCCACTTTTTCAGTGACACAAGGGGTTATTCtgatcttaattaatatcattaggAGGAGATTTTCAAAAAAAAGATACGAATAATGACAATCTAAACAcataatttcataataaaacCACATTTATAGATTTTATCTCTGTATGGTACTGCCCCACCAAAACAGCTACACACTTTTCACCAAGCTAGtcatttccatttatttacTCTGACAGCTGTGAAGATTCTGAATCTGGAATAACTATTAGTTAGTAGGGTTTTTCCTCATGACCTGTGAGAATAAAAGTGTTAAGAAATAAAACAGTGGAATAGGATAATGTTAGGAATAAGATTAGGGACATACTCCATCCACTCGGGGGTCTCCTTATATGAACCCACGTGAATAGGATGGCCCCAAATCACCAAGTTGACTACACTGAGCAACATTTTGGACCCTGACATGATGTTTCACAAGGTCAATACGTCACAACTTAAACCAGGATTGTTCTTTGCTCCATCCCAAAGGGGAGGAAACCAGTATTCTGATTAGACCAGAGTGGGCCGAAGGTGGTGCGTGGTCCTTAGAGCCCTCTCTTTAGGTTTGGCAGCAATTGGAACAAAGAAACTTAGTCAGAAACTGTGGCTGTATGTACCTCCAGTATCCGAGACTGGAATTAAGTTACTCGTAGTTTGATACATGGTTCTCTTGCGAGGGCGCAGTTGCTCTGCCAATTTACTCTAAAGCGTTTCTTTGTAAGAATTGAATGGTGTTCCAATCTGATTTTCATGTGAAGTCCCAAAACTTGGTTGAGATTTTTAATGTTGAACGTGCATAGTTTGATTTGATCAGAAAGACATAGGTTATTCTGATGGTCTTTGACAAAAAAAGAGATGTTTAGTGGTCTCTAGATTCTGACTCCCTGCAGATAATCGAGTTGTTAGGTGTGAAAAGGACACCTGTGTAGATTCTTTTATCATAAATTTTAACTACAAAGGCACCAGCTGCAATGCTGGGGGAGGGGGTCTGCCTGTTATGACTACGTCTTATCATTTACAGGTTTCTAGCACAGGATGATAATACTTGCTTAAAAGTTACCTGAACAAATAGAGAATTCTAGATGTACTACATAATAAAAGTGACCAAATG
This window contains:
- the LOC136666251 gene encoding uncharacterized protein isoform X2, producing the protein MKCAGETFISCKAFYETGQYARTFKISFSLKRFLLSAAIFSLTLDLCFCACARAEYEINGECCPMCAPGNRVFTHCTIETSTTCVPCPESTYTDAPNGLIDCLACSVCDDGQGLEIKSACIRSSNTVCEPLDGYYCIDQLGGNCLQATEHKECSPGQYIKQRGTLFTDTECADCSDYTFSNGSLQICQPHTGCEDLGLKEIKAGTNSTDAECGNKTSSGLIAGAAFSTFIIVAVVAAAAVMFHKKKSLKNDNMELEMAPHPPHRHLCCHKAGNRVSRHCTEDTTTTCVPCLDSTYLDAPNGLSICFNCTVCDPSQGLRVKTSCTRESDTVFEPLDGHYCLEKKRISCSLAAKHTPCLPGQYIKQRGTAFTDTKCAECSDDTYSNGSLQICQTHTQCEDLGLTEIKAGTNSTDAECGNKTSPHLIAGVTISIFIIVAVVAAVMFHKQNVHLSICSALKNDNIELGLGPVAPSSEIPMLIKSSERQGTAV
- the LOC136666251 gene encoding tumor necrosis factor receptor superfamily member 14-like isoform X3; this encodes MKCAGETFISCKAFYETGQYARTFKISFSLKRFLLSAAIFSLTLDLCFCACARAEYEINGECCPMCAPGNRVFTHCTIETSTTCVPCPESTYTDAPNGLIDCLACSVCDDGQGLEIKSACIRSSNTVCEPLDGYYCIDQLGGNCLQATEHKECSPGQYIKQRGTLFTDTECADCSDYTFSNGSLQICQPHTGCEDLGLKEIKAGTNSTDAECGNKTSSGLIAGAAFSTFIIVAVVAAAAVMFHKKKSALKNDNMELEMAPHPPHRHLCCHKAGNRVSRHCTEDTTTTCVPCLDSTYLDAPNGLSICFNCTVCDPSQGLRVKTSCTRESDTVFEPLDGHYCLEKKRISCSLAAKHTPCLPGQYIKQRAFKMVFGTGHLTPHPSCWSIEEQLLQTLNVLNVQMILTQMALFKFVKHIHSVKIWGLQK
- the LOC136666251 gene encoding uncharacterized protein isoform X1 produces the protein MKCAGETFISCKAFYETGQYARTFKISFSLKRFLLSAAIFSLTLDLCFCACARAEYEINGECCPMCAPGNRVFTHCTIETSTTCVPCPESTYTDAPNGLIDCLACSVCDDGQGLEIKSACIRSSNTVCEPLDGYYCIDQLGGNCLQATEHKECSPGQYIKQRGTLFTDTECADCSDYTFSNGSLQICQPHTGCEDLGLKEIKAGTNSTDAECGNKTSSGLIAGAAFSTFIIVAVVAAAAVMFHKKKSALKNDNMELEMAPHPPHRHLCCHKAGNRVSRHCTEDTTTTCVPCLDSTYLDAPNGLSICFNCTVCDPSQGLRVKTSCTRESDTVFEPLDGHYCLEKKRISCSLAAKHTPCLPGQYIKQRGTAFTDTKCAECSDDTYSNGSLQICQTHTQCEDLGLTEIKAGTNSTDAECGNKTSPHLIAGVTISIFIIVAVVAAVMFHKQNVHLSICSALKNDNIELGLGPVAPSSEIPMLIKSSERQGTAV